The following coding sequences are from one Nicotiana tomentosiformis chromosome 3, ASM39032v3, whole genome shotgun sequence window:
- the LOC104113731 gene encoding exocyst complex component EXO84B has protein sequence MASVKSSRSRAHAVTPSKGINKESGTKLEENLNVFKSDNFDADAFVQSKCHSLNEKEIRQLCSYLLDLKRASAEEMRKSVYANYTAFIRTSKEISDLEGELSSMKNLLSTQATLIHGLAEGVHIDSLSDDAPESTSNGSSNDEVKEPTDLEKWLTEFPDLLDVLLAERRVDEALSSLDEGERIASEAKEKKTLGHAVLLSLQTAIAERRQKLADQLAEIACQPSTRGAELRAAISALKKLGDGPRAHSLLLNAHYQKYQFNMKNLRPSSTSYGGAYTAALSQLVFSAIAQAATDSLAIFGKEPAYTSELVMWATKQTEAFALLVKRHALTSSAAAGGLRAAAECVQIALGHCSLLEARGLALCPVLLKLFRPSVEQALDANLKRIEESTAALAAADDWELTYPPSVTRTSGRPAGAVLGSTGAYQHKLSSSAHRFNLMVQDFFEDVGPLLSMQLGGKALEGLFQVFNAYVNTLIRALPGSIEDETSFEGSGNKIVRMAETEAQQIALLANASLLADELLPRAAMKLAPLNQANYKDDLQRRASDRQSRHPEQREWKKRLVNSVDRLKDSFCQQHALDLIFTEEGDSHLSAEMYINMEGNADEIEWFPSLIFQELYVKLNRMAAIAADMFVGRERFAILLLMRLTETVILWLSQDQSFWDDIEEGPRPLGHLGLQQFYLDMKFVTCFASQGRYLSRNLLRVVNDIISKAMSAFASTGMDPYSVLPDDDWFTEIAQDAMERLSGKPKVANGERDLNSPTASVSAQSMSSVRSHGSY, from the exons GAAATAAGGCAGTTGTGCTCGTATCTATTGGATCTGAAAAGGGCTTCTGCTGAGGAAATGCGCAAAAGTGTGTATGCCAACTATACAGCTTTCATTCG CACATCAAAAGAGATATCAGATTTGGAGGGTGAGCTTTCATCCATGAAAAACTTGCTATCTACTCAGGCAACTTTAATTCATGGTTTAGCTGAGGGGGTTCATATTGATTCTTTGTCTGATGATGCTCCTGAGTCTACCTCCAACGGCTCTTCTAATGATGAAGTTAAGGAGCCTACGGACCTAGAGAAGTGGCTAACGGAGTTTCCTGATCTCCTAGATGTTCTGTTAGCTGAAAGGAGAGTAGATGAAGCATTGTCGAGTCTTGATGAAGGAGAACGCATTGCAtctgaagcaaaagagaagaagaCGTTAGGTCATGCTGTGCTTTTGTCACTACAAACTGCCATTGCTGAACGTAGGCAAAAGCTAGCTGATCAGCTCGCTGAAATTGCTTGCCAACCTTCTACTCGTGGTGCAGAGCTTCGTGCTGCTATTTCAGCTCTTAAAAAGCTTGGGGATGGGCCCCGTGCTCATAGTTTACTCCTTAATGCTCATTACCAGAAATACCAATTCAACATGAAAAATCTCCGTCCATCTAGCACCTCTTATGGAGGAGCTTATACTGCCGCCCTTTCACAGCTGGTATTCTCTgccattgctcaagcagcgactgattcATTGGCTATTTTTGGTAAAGAGCCAGCTTATACATCCGAGCTAGTGATGTGGGCTACTAAGCAGACAGAGGCATTTGCACTTTTGGTCAAAAGGCATGCATTAACTTCATCTGCAGCTGCTGGTGGCTTACGAGCTGCTGCAGAATGTGTTCAAATAGCTTTAGGACACTGTTCTTTATTGGAAGCTCGTGGGCTTGCACTTTGCCCTGTGCTTCTGAAGCTTTTTAGACCTAGTGTTGAGCAAGCGCTAGATGCCAACTTGAAACGAATTGAAGAAAGCACTGCTGCTTTGGCAGCTGCTGATGATTGGGAACTCACGTATCCACCATCCGTTACACGTACATCCGGTAGGCCAGCCGGTGCTGTTCTTGGCTCTACAGGGGCATATCAGCATAAACTTTCAAGTAGTGCTCATCGTTTCAATTTGATGGTTCAG GATTTCTTTGAGGATGTGGGACCATTGCTAAGTATGCAGTTGGGAGGGAAAGCTTTGGAAGGTCTATTTCAGGTGTTTAATGCTTACGTGAACACACTTATAAGAGCATTACCTGGCTCCATAGAGGACGAGACCAGCTTTGAAGGTTCAGGAAATAAAATTGTTCGCATGGCCGAGACTGAAGCTCAGCAAATTGCTTTGCTTGCAAACGCATCTTTATTGGCAGACGAACTATTGCCACGTGCAGCTATGAAGCTTGCTCCCTTGAATCAGGCTAATTACAAGGATGATCTTCAAAGAAGAGCTTCAGATAGGCAAAGCCGTCACCCGGAGCAAAGGGAATGGAAGAAGCGTCTTGTGAATTCAGTTGACCGGTTAAAGGATAGCTTTTGTCAGCAGCATGCTCTGGATCTTATTTTCACAGAGGAAGGGGACAGCCATCTCTCTGCCGAAATGTATATAAACATGGAGGGGAACGCTGACGAGATAGAATGGTTCCCTTCTCTAATATTCCAG GAACTTTATGTCAAACTAAACAGAATGGCTGCCATAGCTGCTGATATGTTTGTAGGAAGGGAAAGATTTGCAATATTGTTGTTGATGAGGCTTACAGAAACTGTCATCTTGTGGCTTTCACAAGATCAGAGCTTTTGGGATGATATAGAGGAAGGACCAAGGCCATTGGGTCATCTTGGTCTTCAGCAG TTCTATTTGGATATGAAATTTGTCACATGCTTTGCTTCGCAAGGACGCTACTTATCTAGAAATTTGCTTCGGGTTGTCAATGACATAATCTCTAAAGCAATGTCAGCTTTTGCTTCAACTGGGATGGATCCATATAG TGTTCTCCCTGACGATGATTGGTTCACTGAAATTGCTCAAGATGCGATGGAGAGGCTGAGTGGAAAGCCCAAAGTTGCTAATGGGGAAAGGGATCTGAACAGTCCAACTGCCTCTGTCTCAGCTCAATCTATGTCTTCTGTCAGATCTCACGGGAGTTATTGA